Part of the Maridesulfovibrio sp. genome, GGGACGCGAAGACTACGTACGCATGAAACTGACCTACCGCGAAGGAAAACTGCCTCTGGCTGAACCTATTTACGGTAAATCCGGCCTACTCAAGACCATGATCCAAGCTGACGGGTTAATGATCATCCCCGCTGACACCGAAGGATTCTACGCCGGAAACACAGTAAATATCTGGAAAATTTAAAAAGGAAGCCCCATGAGTGACCGCAATATATACCTGAAGACCATTCCTGTTCCTGAAGCCGTAAAAACTGTCATGAACAATCTTGACCGCGATTCACTGGTACAGACCGAAACCATTCCGGTTCACGAAGCCCTTGGGCGAGTCACTGCGGAAGCAGTAATCGCCCGCTGTTCTTCTCCAACCTATCATTCGGCAGCAATGGACGGTTATGCTGTAAAAAGCGAAACAACCTTCACTGCCCGTGAAGGACAGCCCCTGCTGCTGAAAAAGGAAGAAGGCTGCATTCCGGTCAACACCGGTAATCCGCTGCCTGACGGAATGGACGCCATCATCATGATTGAACATGTGGTGGATGAAGGCGAAAATATTTCAATCGAAGCACCGGCCTTTCCGTGGCAGCATGTACGCCGCATTGGTGAAGATATTGTGGCTACGGAAATGCTGCTCCCGCGCAAGCACACCATTTCCGCTTTTGATATGGGTGCGCTGCTTTCTGCCGGGATTTACGAGATCAAAGTTTATGAAAAAATCCGCATGACCTTCATCCCGACTGGAGATGAGGTCCTGCCCTTCGCAGACCGCCCTACCCCCAAACCGGGTGAAGTCATCGAATCCAATTCACAGGTATTCAAATCACTGGCAGCCGGACTTGATGTAGAATTCAACTTCACTGCTCCGGTCAAAGACCGTGAGGAGAAATTAACTGCAGCAGTGGAAGAGGCCCTCAAGACCTCACACATTGTGGTGGTCGGCGCCGGGTCCTCAGCCGGGAGCAAGGATTTCACACGCATCGTTTTTGAAAAACTGGGTAAGCTGCTGGTTCACGGCATTGCGGTAATGCCCGGAAAGCCCACTGTGCTGGGAACCGCACAGGGCAAACTGCTTGTGGGTGCACCGGGATATCCGGTCAGCGCAGTGGTCTGCTTTGAAGACGTGCTCACCCCGATCATTTCATGGCTGGCAGGTAAACATGAGCCGCAGCGCGACAAAGTACAAGTTCGTCTTGCACGGCGTACACCTTCCAAACCCGGTCAGGAAGAAATAGTCAGATTGGCAGTGGGGCAGGTTGGCGATGAATACATCGGTGTCCCGCTTTCACGCGGCGCAGGAATGATCACTACCCTGACCAAAGCGCAAGGCTTTACCCGTGTTCCTGCGGACAGTGAAGGAGTTGAGCTGAATGAGACCGTGAATGTAGAACTTTTTTCCAGCCGTGCCGAGCTGGACAAGGTGCTCATGCATGTAGGCAGCCATGACAATACCATCGACTTGCTTGCCGACATGCTCATGGGCGGAAACAATCCGCTGCGCCTGGTATCAACTCACGCGGGGTCTATGGGCGGACTTACTGCACTGAAAAATGACATGGCTCTTTTTGCCGGAGCACATTTATTCGACCCCGAAACAAATGATTTCAACTTCCCGTTTATCGAAAGGTACCTGCCCGGAATGGAGGTAACTGTTGTCAACCTCGCTATCCGCCATCAGGGATTCATCGTCCCCAAAGGCAACCCCAAGAACATCAAAGGCATTGAGTCTCTGGACGGTCTTGATATTAATTTCATTAACCGTCAGCGCGGAGCCGGAACCAGAATCCTCTTTGACTACCACATGAAGAAAGCAGGCCTGAAACCGATGAACATTCTCGGTTATGACCGTGAAGAATTCACCCACATGGCCGTTGCCGCCAACGTACTTACCGGAGCCGCAGATTGCGGACTGGGTATTTTTGCGGCAGCCAAGGCACTGGACCTCGACTTCGTGCCGCTGGCCCATGAAAGATACGATCTGATCATTCCGCAAAAACACATGGAAGACCGCCGGATAAAAACACTGCTCGCGTTAATAAAATCTGATAAGGTCAAACAGGCTATCAGCAAACTGGGCGGCTATGAAACCGACCTCACCGGAAAGGAAATGAAGCCGGGAGTCGGTCTGGGATACTAAAAATAACATCTTGCCGGAGGGGGTATGAACAAGGACAAAGAACACATCGTCAGGCAGAAATGCCATGAAAACGTGATCGGCTTTGCCCCGTTCCGCTACCGCTTCGGCAAAGGCAGCTTCATCCGCGAAGGACTGCTCAATATCGGTATATTTGATGACAAGGAAGGCGGACATCTGGTGCTGACCTTCATCTTCGATTCCGACTCAATCATGACCGACAACGATATCCTCGACCGCATGGGACGTCTCGATTTCAGTCCCATGACCCGCAAAGGATTACTGACCGCATTACGCAATTCAGCTGAATTCGAGCAGAACGAAAATTTCGCCATGCACGAATTCAGCTTTTATTTTGACAAAATGCCTGCCGACATTCCCAAGCTGATTAATCACTGTTTCATCCCCTTCTTTCTGGAGCACCTTTACATGCGTATCGGGGAAGTTGAATGGATGGAAGACGAAAAGATCAAGGGGGTGTTTTGCAGGATGAAAGATCACTTTAAATGGTAAAATTTCAGGAGAAAGATAATGCCCGTAATTAAAGTTGAGATGTTCGAAGGCAGAACCATCGAACAGAAGCGAGAGCTTGTAGAAGTGCTCTCCAAAGAAACCGCCCGCATCACCGGATGCAGCGTGGAATCAATTTATGTTGTCATTGATGAAGTAAAAAAGGAAAACTGGGGAGCAGGAGGAGAGCTTTGCTCTGATAAGTATCCGGACAAATAAACAACATACAACATATATAACAATCCTACCATTGACCAAATAGTCCTGATCCTTTATTTAAAAACAGGCATCCGCACAAGGTAATTGATTTTTGTCGCTTGAACCGGCGATGATAACTAAACGGTTAGGCCGCTGGCTTAACTATTCCAGCGTAACCTTCTGGTTACTTTTAACCCTTGCTCTGCAACAGGTTTGAATTCCCATGCGGGTGCCAATTTTTTTAAGGATTCCGCATGTCATACACAGACACATTAAAACAATTCCAAAATCTATCAAACTTATCCGACTTAGCATATTTCTTAGGATTCCAACCCAAAACGCTAAGCTATATCATTTTTAAACTCGGTGGCGGAATCAATGGGCAATATTATAATTTTACTATAAAAAAAAGAAATGGAAAAATACGTGAAATATCTGCTCCATTAACAAGTTTAATGGAAGTACAAAAACGTCTTAATAAAAAACTTACTGAAATATATTTAGTAAAAAAATCCGCCCATGGCTTTATCCCAAAAAGAAGCATCATTTCAAATGCAACCAACCATTCACGCAAAAAATTTGTTTTCAATATAGATCTTAAAAACTTTTTCCCATCCATCCATTTTGGGAGAGTACTTGGTCTACTTCAATCTCGACCATACTTAATTAAAAGGGATGTTGCCGTTCTTATGACAAAAATAGTTTGTTACAACGACATATTGCCTCAAGGGAGTCCCTGCTCTCCTGTTATTTCAAATATGATCTGTTCATATATGGACCGTCAACTTAGCGACTTAGCAAAAGAATTTGGATGTTTTTATACCCGTTATGCAGATGATATTACCTTCTCAACTAATCGTCGTGATTTCCCCAAAACAATTGCGACTTTTGGTGAAGGGGCTTGGCTTCCCGGCAAAAGACTAAAGGATTTGATTTCAAAACAAGGCTTCGAGATCAATTCCCAAAAAACGTCACTCAGAACACGCTCTGACAGACAACTAGTTACGGGCTTAGTGGTAAATGATAGACCCAACATTAGACGTAAATCATTAAAGCAAGTACGTGCAATGTTGCATGACTGGAAAACAAATGGCCTAGATCAAGCCTTCCGCAACTATATTTCTAGAGAAGACATTAAATCCCTACGTAACACTCCTAGTGACCCTATACATTTTACAAAAGTGGTCAGAGGAAAATTAGAATTTATTCGAACAGTGAGAAACCACAGAATAAAACTCCTCAACCACATAGACAAAGAAGAATCTATTAGAAAAAGAGAGCAATATAATCGAAGAAATTTTCAATCTGATTATCACGACCAATATTACAAATATATAATTAGATACCAGCATTTAATTTTCAGAGACTGCGAAATGGCTACGATAATCGGAGAAGGTGAAACAGATTGGATGCATCTACGAAAAGCATACTATGCAATTAAATCAAACATCAAAGACATTCCTGAATTGAATATATACAAGCACAAAAAATATATAAATGGTGGATGGACAAACCTTAAATATTTCTGCGAAAATGCAGATAAACACTATGTAAAATTCAACAAACCAATTATTTGTGTATTTGATCGTGACATTGGATCAATTAACAATATACATAAAGGCAAAGAGTTTTTATTCTGGGGAAACAATATTTTTTCGATTGTGCTAAGCAAACCAGACCATCGTACAACAGAAGACTATTCTATTGAACAACTTTATTTTGATAAAGATCTTTTACAAGAAGACGTCAATCATAGAAGATTATACCTAAGCAGTGAATTTCATAACAACGGTAAATTAAAGAAAAATTCTGGAATTACATACGGCAAAAGAGCTAAAGATGGGAAAGAGATAAATGGATGGAAAAAAACGATCGAAGGACCTGAAAAAATTATTGATGATGGAGTGTGCGCAATAAATGGCCCCAAAGTAATCAATATAGCTTTAAGCAAAAAAGACTTCGCAACATATGTATATAAAGCAGAGTCACCTTTTGTTAAAATTGAATTTTCCGCTTTCACGCCAACATTCAAAATCATTTCAAAAATATGTAACTTAACGGAAAAAGAAATTTCAAAGTTGAAAAAACAAAAATAATACCCCGGCAGGATTATCCTGCCGGGGTATTATTAATTTGTTATTTCCTAACCACACCCTACTTCTCATGAACCTCCCATTCCTCAGCCTTGTAATCTGCGGGAACTTCTTCCCAGCCGGAGAACATGGCGGCAATATGGGCGGTTATGTTGTGTCCGGTGGTGGTCATGTAGATATGGACTACGAGGAAAGCCAGCAATGCGTAGGCGCAGGCCATATGCACGTTGGCTACCACATTCAGGCTCAGGAAATCCAAGCCGTAAGCAGCCCAGTCGTTGTAAGTCCAGTAAAGCAACCCCGTGATCATCTGCAAAGGCAGCAGGATCGCCGAGAGGCCTAGATAGACTAAGCGCTGCAAGGGGTTGTGCTTGGCATCCTTGCTCTTATGTACAGGATGCGCCTCACCCTTGAAGATACCGGAAGCGTAATACATGGCTACATCAAAGAGCTTCTTGGATGTGGGGATATACTGCTTCCACTCTCCGGTGGTCAAAAGCCAGAAGATGATGAATACGAACAGGATCAGCCAGCTGATGCCCAGAGTATTGTGCAGTTCCACAGCCTTTTGAAAGCCGAAAAGGGTGAATAATCCATGCACTTCCAGCCCGGTAAGCATGAGCAGCATGATCAGGATGGCTTGGGTCCAGTGCCAGAAACGCTCGAACTTCGAATAGAGGTAAATCTTCTTCATGTTATGTACGCTCATGGCTAGTCCTCCTTACGTCCTGACATGAATATGCGTCCAAGGGCATGCAGAATGACACCCACTGCCGAGGCAAGCACTATGAACCAGCCCCCGGCATCCACAACGGCAGAAGCATCACGTCCGGGCATGTAGAAACAGGTCATCTTATCAAGACGGCCCTGCTTGCTATGGCATTCCTCACAGGCAACCGCGTTTTCCTTGGGGGCAACCATGTGAGTTGTCGGATAAACATATTCAGTTTCCACAAAGCCAACTTCGCCGCTGAACGGCAATCCGGCATACTTCATACCCGCTGTTACGGCCTTTTCCCAATTAAAGCCCTTCCAATAGGCATCGTTATCCTTACCGAACAGATGCGGGATAACCATGTTCTTGTTGACCTTATCGTAGGGAGTCATACCGCGATGCACCTTGAAAGGCATAATCCGGGAGTTCCTGTCCTCAATTGAACCGACAGGCTTTGAAACCTGCACAGGCTTGGTCGGATCGATGGTGGTCTGGGCGGTAATGGTGTCGATAGTACCGTTGAACCAGTAGTATTCAGGCACAACGTCCTTTTCCCAACGCATATCGCCCTTCTTGGACATATAGACAGGCTTGCCCCATTCACCCTTTTCTTCATAAGGCTTGCCGTCCTTGAGCTTGCCCGCAGCGGACCAGTCCCACCACATCTTGGTAGGCAGTTCACGGGCAAAGGTCGGAATATGGCAGCTCTGACAAGCGAGCTTATCAGTATGATCGTTGAGCTTTATACCAAGTTCGGACTTATGCGGACGGTCACTGTGGCAGGATTCACACATGATCTTGGAACCGAGGTCATCTTCCAGCAACGACTTACGCTCGGTAGCAGCCGGAGTTGAATAGATACGTCCCGCGATGTCGTGCTT contains:
- a CDS encoding molybdopterin biosynthesis protein — encoded protein: MSDRNIYLKTIPVPEAVKTVMNNLDRDSLVQTETIPVHEALGRVTAEAVIARCSSPTYHSAAMDGYAVKSETTFTAREGQPLLLKKEEGCIPVNTGNPLPDGMDAIIMIEHVVDEGENISIEAPAFPWQHVRRIGEDIVATEMLLPRKHTISAFDMGALLSAGIYEIKVYEKIRMTFIPTGDEVLPFADRPTPKPGEVIESNSQVFKSLAAGLDVEFNFTAPVKDREEKLTAAVEEALKTSHIVVVGAGSSAGSKDFTRIVFEKLGKLLVHGIAVMPGKPTVLGTAQGKLLVGAPGYPVSAVVCFEDVLTPIISWLAGKHEPQRDKVQVRLARRTPSKPGQEEIVRLAVGQVGDEYIGVPLSRGAGMITTLTKAQGFTRVPADSEGVELNETVNVELFSSRAELDKVLMHVGSHDNTIDLLADMLMGGNNPLRLVSTHAGSMGGLTALKNDMALFAGAHLFDPETNDFNFPFIERYLPGMEVTVVNLAIRHQGFIVPKGNPKNIKGIESLDGLDINFINRQRGAGTRILFDYHMKKAGLKPMNILGYDREEFTHMAVAANVLTGAADCGLGIFAAAKALDLDFVPLAHERYDLIIPQKHMEDRRIKTLLALIKSDKVKQAISKLGGYETDLTGKEMKPGVGLGY
- a CDS encoding 4-oxalocrotonate tautomerase; this translates as MPVIKVEMFEGRTIEQKRELVEVLSKETARITGCSVESIYVVIDEVKKENWGAGGELCSDKYPDK
- a CDS encoding reverse transcriptase domain-containing protein, with product MSYTDTLKQFQNLSNLSDLAYFLGFQPKTLSYIIFKLGGGINGQYYNFTIKKRNGKIREISAPLTSLMEVQKRLNKKLTEIYLVKKSAHGFIPKRSIISNATNHSRKKFVFNIDLKNFFPSIHFGRVLGLLQSRPYLIKRDVAVLMTKIVCYNDILPQGSPCSPVISNMICSYMDRQLSDLAKEFGCFYTRYADDITFSTNRRDFPKTIATFGEGAWLPGKRLKDLISKQGFEINSQKTSLRTRSDRQLVTGLVVNDRPNIRRKSLKQVRAMLHDWKTNGLDQAFRNYISREDIKSLRNTPSDPIHFTKVVRGKLEFIRTVRNHRIKLLNHIDKEESIRKREQYNRRNFQSDYHDQYYKYIIRYQHLIFRDCEMATIIGEGETDWMHLRKAYYAIKSNIKDIPELNIYKHKKYINGGWTNLKYFCENADKHYVKFNKPIICVFDRDIGSINNIHKGKEFLFWGNNIFSIVLSKPDHRTTEDYSIEQLYFDKDLLQEDVNHRRLYLSSEFHNNGKLKKNSGITYGKRAKDGKEINGWKKTIEGPEKIIDDGVCAINGPKVINIALSKKDFATYVYKAESPFVKIEFSAFTPTFKIISKICNLTEKEISKLKKQK
- a CDS encoding cytochrome b/b6 domain-containing protein; this translates as MSVHNMKKIYLYSKFERFWHWTQAILIMLLMLTGLEVHGLFTLFGFQKAVELHNTLGISWLILFVFIIFWLLTTGEWKQYIPTSKKLFDVAMYYASGIFKGEAHPVHKSKDAKHNPLQRLVYLGLSAILLPLQMITGLLYWTYNDWAAYGLDFLSLNVVANVHMACAYALLAFLVVHIYMTTTGHNITAHIAAMFSGWEEVPADYKAEEWEVHEK
- a CDS encoding tetrathionate reductase family octaheme c-type cytochrome — encoded protein: MRLMRNSVLLLLAVVFLGASAFAAGDTAPGREMARQATKGKELWITADHSKFDALKQPFESGPEVTKACLTCHTEAGHQFHKTIHWTWLDPKAEKELKVGKGGLVVNNFCINIQSNEPRCTSCHAGYGWKNKDFDFTSQEKIDCLVCHEQTGTYKKFPSGAGNPAPPPGMKFKGNGKFYAAPQWNKVAQSVARPTRKNCGTCHFYGGGGDGVKHGDLDSSMLKPSKALDVHMGMDGQNFTCVRCHTTVKHDIAGRIYSTPAATERKSLLEDDLGSKIMCESCHSDRPHKSELGIKLNDHTDKLACQSCHIPTFARELPTKMWWDWSAAGKLKDGKPYEEKGEWGKPVYMSKKGDMRWEKDVVPEYYWFNGTIDTITAQTTIDPTKPVQVSKPVGSIEDRNSRIMPFKVHRGMTPYDKVNKNMVIPHLFGKDNDAYWKGFNWEKAVTAGMKYAGLPFSGEVGFVETEYVYPTTHMVAPKENAVACEECHSKQGRLDKMTCFYMPGRDASAVVDAGGWFIVLASAVGVILHALGRIFMSGRKED